A region of uncultured Draconibacterium sp. DNA encodes the following proteins:
- the rnr gene encoding ribonuclease R, translating into MGRKKKNKLHKKKRGGTFNKKKLKNAILSTLYENPGKTVNYRQISGALSIKDPETRKLINVALQELADDGYVDQISRGKFKLKARSGKVTGIIEMQPQGFAYVVSDELEQPAVISSRNLNHAMEGDKVRIHVYARRKKHDLEGEVTEILERAKTIFVGTVQTTKNFAFLIPSGKVGFDIFIPKEKLNGAKDGQKAIAEIKDWPQNARSPFGEIIEVLGDTGDNDAEMHAILAEFELPHKFPQNVDKAAEKIPLEIPKEEIKKRRDMRKTITFTIDPADAKDFDDALSLKKLDNGNWEVGVHIADVTHYVRPNTIIENEAQDRATSVYLVDRVVPMLPERLSNGVCSLRPNEDKLCFSAVFEITEDAKVKKQWFGKTAIHSDRRFTYEEAQEIIETGQGDFSEEVLKLNELAIKLRDERFDSGSIAFERVEMKFEIDEKGKPISVSFKESKESNHLIEEFMLLANKKVAEFIGKVPEKKTPKTFVYRIHDKPDPDKLSSFNTFIKRFGHGIQLSTPRAISTSLNKLLTEVKGKNEQNVVETLAIRTMAKAAYSTRNIGHYGLSFDYYTHFTSPIRRYPDMMVHRLLEKYLDGARSVNEQKYEGLCKHSSDMEAKAANAERASIKYKQVEFMQDHIGKIYRGTISGVTDWGIYVELENKIEGMIPIAQMDDDFYIFDEKNYALVGRHSRKSFQLGEKINVRVWRTNLERKQLDFRLAEQEQE; encoded by the coding sequence ATGGGAAGAAAGAAAAAGAATAAGCTGCACAAAAAGAAACGCGGTGGCACATTCAACAAGAAAAAGCTAAAAAACGCCATACTATCAACACTTTACGAAAACCCCGGAAAGACAGTTAATTACCGCCAGATTTCAGGCGCGCTGAGCATAAAAGATCCGGAAACACGCAAATTGATTAACGTTGCCCTTCAGGAACTGGCCGACGATGGTTATGTTGATCAGATCTCGCGTGGAAAATTCAAACTGAAAGCACGTTCCGGAAAAGTTACGGGTATTATTGAAATGCAGCCACAAGGTTTTGCCTACGTCGTTAGCGACGAGCTGGAGCAACCGGCTGTAATTTCATCGCGCAACCTGAATCATGCCATGGAAGGCGATAAAGTGCGAATCCATGTTTATGCACGGCGTAAGAAACATGATTTGGAAGGCGAAGTAACCGAGATCCTCGAACGGGCAAAAACGATATTTGTAGGAACTGTACAAACCACCAAAAACTTTGCGTTTTTGATTCCGTCAGGGAAAGTTGGCTTCGATATTTTTATACCGAAAGAAAAACTTAACGGGGCAAAGGACGGGCAAAAAGCCATTGCCGAAATTAAAGACTGGCCACAAAATGCGCGTAGCCCGTTTGGTGAAATCATTGAAGTATTGGGCGATACCGGCGATAACGATGCTGAAATGCACGCTATTCTGGCCGAGTTTGAACTGCCACACAAATTCCCTCAAAATGTAGATAAGGCTGCCGAGAAAATTCCGCTTGAAATTCCGAAAGAAGAGATTAAAAAGCGGCGCGATATGCGCAAAACAATCACATTTACCATCGACCCGGCTGATGCAAAAGATTTTGACGATGCGCTGTCGTTGAAAAAACTGGACAACGGAAACTGGGAAGTTGGCGTGCACATTGCCGATGTTACGCATTACGTGCGGCCAAATACCATTATTGAAAACGAGGCGCAAGACCGCGCAACATCTGTTTACCTGGTCGACCGGGTTGTCCCGATGCTTCCCGAGCGCTTGTCGAACGGAGTTTGTTCGCTTCGTCCAAATGAGGATAAATTGTGTTTTTCGGCCGTTTTTGAAATTACCGAAGATGCTAAAGTGAAAAAACAGTGGTTTGGAAAAACAGCCATCCATTCCGACCGGCGATTTACCTACGAAGAAGCCCAGGAGATTATTGAAACCGGGCAGGGCGATTTTTCTGAAGAGGTGCTAAAACTCAACGAACTGGCGATAAAATTGCGCGACGAACGTTTCGATAGCGGATCGATTGCTTTTGAGCGGGTGGAGATGAAATTTGAAATTGACGAGAAAGGAAAACCCATTTCAGTATCGTTTAAAGAATCGAAAGAATCGAACCACCTGATTGAGGAATTTATGTTGCTCGCCAACAAAAAAGTGGCCGAGTTTATCGGTAAAGTTCCGGAAAAGAAAACACCGAAAACCTTTGTTTATCGTATTCACGACAAACCCGATCCAGATAAACTTTCGTCGTTCAACACTTTTATCAAACGTTTTGGGCACGGCATTCAACTGTCGACACCGCGTGCTATTTCAACATCGTTAAATAAATTACTTACAGAAGTAAAAGGCAAAAACGAGCAGAATGTGGTTGAAACGCTGGCCATCCGCACAATGGCCAAAGCGGCATATTCAACCCGAAACATCGGGCACTACGGACTCTCGTTTGATTATTATACACACTTTACCTCGCCAATCAGGCGCTATCCCGATATGATGGTGCATCGTCTGCTGGAGAAATATTTAGACGGAGCACGCTCGGTTAACGAGCAAAAATATGAGGGACTTTGCAAACACTCGTCCGACATGGAAGCCAAAGCAGCAAATGCCGAACGGGCCTCGATAAAGTATAAACAAGTGGAGTTTATGCAGGATCATATCGGCAAAATTTACCGGGGAACTATTTCGGGTGTAACCGATTGGGGAATATACGTGGAACTGGAGAATAAAATTGAAGGCATGATTCCGATTGCGCAAATGGATGACGATTTTTATATTTTCGATGAAAAAAATTATGCCTTGGTTGGACGTCATTCTCGGAAAAGTTTTCAGCTGGGCGAAAAAATAAATGTACGTGTTTGGCGCACTAATCTTGAAAGAAAGCAGCTCGACTTCAGATTGGCAGAACAAGAGCAAGAGTAG
- a CDS encoding DUF3859 domain-containing protein has protein sequence MAKRRPTFKLYSYGEYSKWDRESRDIPKILDFTTEIKAEIGTEFGYVLHIKNGKGEKVDFQIDHPPFTDDEGNLRPPFTGEQFIRTNDYEFYLGDCIWEPLEDKLGKWELTTWYKGKVVAHKIFMLI, from the coding sequence ATGGCAAAACGGCGACCGACATTTAAGTTATATAGTTACGGCGAGTACTCGAAATGGGATCGGGAAAGCAGGGACATTCCCAAGATATTGGATTTTACCACCGAAATTAAAGCGGAAATAGGAACTGAGTTTGGCTACGTGCTGCACATTAAAAATGGAAAGGGGGAGAAAGTCGACTTTCAGATCGATCATCCACCGTTTACCGATGATGAAGGGAATTTGCGTCCTCCGTTTACCGGCGAGCAGTTTATTCGCACCAACGATTACGAGTTTTATCTTGGCGATTGTATTTGGGAACCGCTTGAAGACAAGCTAGGAAAATGGGAGCTAACCACCTGGTATAAAGGCAAAGTGGTTGCTCACAAAATTTTCATGTTGATTTAA
- a CDS encoding Ig-like domain-containing domain, whose product MKLKGKLPFFIVAMLAWVVIISSCANMGMPAGGPRDSVPPVLLETSPEYRALNFDKNNVRFTFNEYLQTDKISEQLVISPPLEKRPLIKTKSKTLIIEFNEDLKDSVTYSLDFKNSIVDNNEQNPLKNLRFSFSTGPEYDSLRVAGRVINAFNLEPSEDGSLLVLHSNLHDSAVFRVRPDYIAKTDEEGLFMIDNIAAGTYNLFAINDMNNDLMYNEGAEEIAFLDTLVIPEAHFHAEADTMVSGVDSMLILGHTHFSPEPFYMRYVMEDVFEQYVESTERPSRNKCLFQFNESIADTFSVNLIDHDAGDWQLFEYGRQMDSVLMWITDTMVSRYDSLYMELCYTQLDSAGMPYVQNDTILMHHADPKVEDEKKSRRRGKDEEEEEEKPEPIPQFTWQTDVPSIMELNGVIRFVSPEPVQSFNTSMVKMYYTADSLKNALPITVKEDTTKYRSYSISYNWEPQTEYSLEIDSAACVNIFGITSKAYKKGFKTREEDYYGSLEFDFSNVTMPMVVQVLKNNEEEEVLRQKSFTKDGKVLFEYLAPEKYKVKVIYDANGNGKWDAGSFQDKVQPERVAYVQEVIKLRSNWSESHSWDLTPDPLFSKNIRDKEEEERKREEALEKQQKEEEEQRNNSMIRPGNSGSGGFQRR is encoded by the coding sequence ATGAAGTTAAAGGGGAAACTACCGTTTTTTATTGTTGCAATGCTGGCCTGGGTTGTCATAATTTCATCGTGTGCCAATATGGGTATGCCCGCCGGAGGACCACGCGACTCGGTGCCGCCGGTTTTGCTGGAAACCAGCCCGGAATACCGCGCATTGAACTTTGATAAAAACAATGTCAGATTTACATTCAACGAATATTTGCAAACGGATAAAATATCGGAGCAACTGGTAATTTCGCCCCCGCTGGAGAAACGTCCGTTGATAAAAACCAAATCGAAAACCCTGATCATCGAATTCAACGAGGATTTAAAAGACAGCGTAACGTATTCGCTCGATTTTAAAAATTCGATTGTAGATAATAACGAGCAAAACCCGCTTAAAAACCTGCGTTTTTCATTTAGCACCGGCCCTGAATACGACTCGTTACGGGTGGCAGGGCGCGTAATAAATGCCTTTAATCTTGAGCCAAGCGAAGATGGTTCGTTGTTGGTGTTGCATTCCAATCTGCACGATTCGGCAGTGTTCCGGGTTCGCCCCGATTACATTGCAAAAACCGACGAGGAAGGTTTGTTTATGATCGATAATATTGCTGCAGGTACCTATAATTTGTTTGCCATTAACGACATGAACAACGACCTGATGTATAATGAAGGTGCAGAGGAAATTGCTTTTCTGGATACATTGGTAATTCCTGAGGCGCATTTCCATGCTGAAGCCGACACAATGGTTAGTGGCGTTGATTCGATGTTGATTCTGGGGCATACACATTTCTCACCCGAGCCGTTTTATATGCGCTATGTAATGGAAGATGTTTTTGAGCAGTATGTTGAATCGACCGAACGCCCGAGCCGGAATAAATGTTTGTTCCAGTTCAACGAATCGATTGCCGATACTTTTTCGGTAAACCTGATCGACCATGATGCAGGCGATTGGCAATTATTTGAATATGGCCGGCAAATGGACTCTGTACTGATGTGGATAACCGACACCATGGTTTCGAGATACGACTCGCTTTATATGGAGTTATGCTATACACAACTGGATTCAGCCGGGATGCCTTACGTGCAAAACGACACGATATTAATGCATCATGCCGACCCAAAGGTGGAGGACGAAAAGAAAAGCCGGAGACGAGGTAAGGATGAGGAAGAAGAGGAAGAGAAGCCGGAACCAATTCCGCAGTTTACCTGGCAAACTGATGTACCGTCGATCATGGAGTTGAATGGGGTGATCCGCTTTGTGTCGCCCGAGCCTGTTCAAAGTTTTAATACTTCAATGGTGAAGATGTATTACACGGCTGATTCATTAAAAAATGCCCTGCCGATAACTGTAAAAGAAGACACTACAAAATACCGGAGTTACTCGATTAGTTACAATTGGGAGCCGCAAACTGAATACAGCCTCGAGATCGATTCGGCTGCATGTGTAAATATTTTTGGAATTACCAGCAAGGCCTATAAGAAAGGTTTTAAAACACGCGAAGAAGATTATTACGGCAGCCTGGAATTTGATTTCTCGAATGTTACGATGCCGATGGTCGTTCAGGTTTTGAAAAATAACGAGGAAGAAGAGGTGTTGCGCCAGAAATCCTTTACCAAAGATGGTAAGGTGTTGTTTGAATACCTGGCACCCGAAAAGTACAAGGTAAAAGTAATTTACGATGCCAATGGAAACGGCAAATGGGATGCCGGAAGTTTCCAGGATAAAGTGCAACCCGAGCGCGTGGCGTATGTGCAGGAAGTGATTAAACTGCGTTCGAACTGGAGCGAAAGTCACAGCTGGGATTTAACGCCCGATCCGCTTTTCAGTAAAAATATCCGTGATAAGGAAGAAGAAGAACGGAAGCGCGAAGAAGCACTGGAAAAACAACAAAAAGAAGAGGAAGAGCAACGAAATAATAGTATGATCCGACCGGGAAACAGCGGCTCTGGTGGTTTTCAGCGGAGATAA
- a CDS encoding family 10 glycosylhydrolase has translation MKKLSVLLTACLLFSIIAQSQPKYEFRAVWVATVVNIDWPSKPGLSTDAQKREIIDILNLHKSLGMNAIILQVRPAADAFYQSDLEPWSRYLTGVQGQAPLPFYDPLKFWIEECHKRGMELHAWLNPYRVAQNLDDPLSIDHIAFRHPEWILKYGNRLYFDPGLPQAREFVTDVVQDIVKRYDVDAIHFDDYFYPYPLKEEFPDTTSFKFHNRGFTVENKADWRRENVDITIKMLNDSIKATKPWVKFGISPFGVWRNKTDDPLGSDTKAGTTNYDQLYANIIKWQKEGWIDYTLPQLYWQIGHPTVDFQLLANWWKDHAYGRAMYIGQAPYKVSSSSQTKEWTEPDQLTKQIRILRSIPEIQGSSFYSSKWFNGDLLGLQDSLKLNYYKSPAIVPSMPWLDNQAPQPLVKINKHGRKIKWTPADTQNEMDKAWSYVLYLNEEGEKFDPDNCKYIYRITKDQEIKFDRINRKKKKYELRISVLDRLSNESRLSAPVKIKL, from the coding sequence ATGAAAAAGCTATCAGTCCTTCTTACTGCGTGCCTGTTATTTTCTATCATTGCCCAATCGCAACCCAAATACGAATTCAGAGCCGTTTGGGTAGCTACGGTTGTTAACATCGACTGGCCCTCGAAACCGGGGTTAAGCACCGACGCTCAAAAACGTGAAATCATTGATATTTTAAATTTACATAAAAGTTTAGGCATGAATGCCATTATTTTGCAGGTTCGACCCGCTGCTGATGCTTTTTATCAATCGGATCTGGAGCCATGGTCGCGTTACCTCACCGGTGTTCAGGGGCAGGCACCGCTGCCTTTTTACGATCCGTTAAAGTTTTGGATTGAAGAATGCCACAAACGCGGAATGGAACTACATGCCTGGCTTAATCCATACCGGGTGGCACAAAATCTTGATGACCCGCTCTCCATCGATCACATTGCATTTCGTCATCCCGAGTGGATATTAAAATACGGCAACCGCTTGTATTTTGATCCGGGATTACCACAAGCCCGGGAGTTTGTTACCGATGTGGTGCAGGACATTGTTAAACGTTATGATGTTGATGCCATTCATTTCGACGATTATTTTTACCCGTACCCGTTAAAAGAAGAATTTCCGGATACAACATCGTTCAAGTTCCACAATCGTGGATTTACTGTTGAAAACAAAGCCGACTGGCGCCGCGAGAATGTAGATATTACCATTAAAATGCTCAACGACTCGATAAAGGCTACCAAACCATGGGTTAAATTTGGAATCAGTCCGTTTGGTGTGTGGCGAAATAAAACCGACGATCCCTTGGGCTCCGACACAAAAGCCGGAACGACAAATTACGACCAATTGTATGCCAACATTATAAAATGGCAAAAAGAAGGCTGGATCGATTATACACTACCTCAGTTGTACTGGCAAATCGGGCATCCTACTGTTGACTTTCAGCTGTTGGCCAATTGGTGGAAAGATCATGCTTACGGCCGCGCCATGTACATTGGGCAGGCACCATATAAGGTAAGCAGCAGTTCACAAACCAAAGAGTGGACCGAGCCCGACCAGCTAACAAAACAAATACGGATACTGCGTTCAATACCTGAAATTCAGGGCTCGTCGTTTTACAGTAGCAAATGGTTTAATGGTGATTTGCTTGGATTGCAGGACAGTTTAAAGCTGAACTACTACAAATCTCCGGCTATTGTTCCGTCAATGCCCTGGCTCGATAACCAGGCACCGCAGCCGTTGGTAAAAATTAATAAACACGGCAGAAAAATTAAATGGACACCTGCCGATACACAGAATGAAATGGATAAAGCCTGGAGTTATGTGCTCTACCTGAACGAAGAAGGTGAAAAGTTTGATCCGGACAATTGCAAATATATCTACCGCATCACGAAAGATCAGGAAATAAAATTTGACCGAATAAACCGCAAAAAGAAAAAATACGAACTGCGTATTTCGGTGCTCGACCGTTTAAGCAACGAAAGTCGTTTATCAGCTCCAGTAAAAATCAAGCTCTGA
- a CDS encoding TetR/AcrR family transcriptional regulator: MQNSTETANKKDVNRENILKIAREIFSKYGYKKTTLDDIANAVRKGKSSLYYYFKSKEDLFQAVIMKEVDILAHELEIVINRNTDPVDKLRDYILTKMATFRNLANFYHAIENDVTAVGFIDEVKLKYEQDEIRMIKRILIEGVRKNEFEIYDFNLAAIGITTAIKGLEMPLAAGNYSDVNLERSVDIILKIMCYGIMKR; this comes from the coding sequence ATGCAAAATTCAACGGAAACTGCGAATAAAAAGGATGTAAACAGGGAAAATATCCTAAAGATTGCCCGTGAAATTTTCAGTAAATACGGCTACAAAAAAACCACACTCGACGACATCGCCAATGCTGTTCGCAAAGGGAAAAGCTCGCTTTACTACTACTTTAAAAGTAAAGAAGACCTTTTTCAGGCAGTTATTATGAAAGAGGTTGATATTTTGGCACACGAACTAGAGATTGTGATAAACAGAAACACCGATCCGGTGGACAAGTTACGCGATTACATTTTAACTAAAATGGCCACATTCCGTAACCTGGCGAATTTCTATCATGCTATTGAAAACGATGTTACCGCCGTTGGATTTATCGACGAGGTAAAACTTAAATACGAGCAGGACGAGATCCGAATGATTAAACGGATACTGATAGAAGGCGTTCGTAAAAATGAATTTGAGATTTACGATTTTAACCTGGCAGCCATTGGTATTACCACCGCTATTAAAGGACTGGAAATGCCACTTGCCGCAGGAAATTACAGCGATGTTAACCTGGAACGCAGCGTTGATATTATTCTGAAGATTATGTGTTACGGAATAATGAAAAGGTAG
- a CDS encoding TonB-dependent receptor, translating to MKPIYAILLLFFSCQIALAEVPEDDNKNKTDAMLFGDVKSGEEHIPFATITIKGTTIGTAADATGHFKMANLPLGEQVVVISAIGYQTLEKEVKMEAKKSVTILAELKPDNIGIEQVVVSADRNAKSRKETPTIVNSINPKLFDRVQSVTLSEGLNFSPGLRMENNCQNCGFSQVRMNGLEGPYSQILINSRPVFSGLAGVYGLELIPANMIERVEVIRGGGSSMYGSNAIAGTINLITKDPVTNSFETSVNNSFVGAGSDYDAASDYNININGSFVTDDYKTGMSIFGFHRKRDPFDANGDGYSELASINNTTIGARFYQRVASRGKITIDYFNINEDRRGGNKFELPLHESDISESVQHQINSGALNFDLLLRDNDKFSAFVSMQGVDRGSYYGAEQDPSAYGHTEDLTYAAGLQYIRNIDYLLFSPATITSGIETSGSSLEDEKLGYYDAAEDVHYGNTQIADQGMTNYGAFVQSEWKTEKVVFSAGLRYDRYNIEEKIENNDDVSGNVISPRVSLLYNIAEHLQFRSSFGRGFRAPQIFDEDLHIETSGSRKVLHENDPNLKQESSNSFTASLDYSNEFGDWQYQLLVEGFYTQLVDPFANEYGTPDENGTVIYTRVNAEDGARVQGINIELNASPSQKFQLQSGFTIQKSEFEAPQEFGEKRFFRTPNTYGYLSANISPTPVFDIAITGNYTGKMLVPYFGPEIANPEVGELRESDSFFDTGIKLCYHFRLSDYMKVELNGGVKNIFNSYQEDFDTGIDRDPSYVYGPLSPRTIYFGIKIGSLY from the coding sequence ATGAAACCCATATATGCAATTTTATTACTATTCTTTTCGTGTCAAATCGCCTTGGCAGAAGTGCCTGAGGACGACAATAAGAATAAAACCGATGCCATGCTTTTTGGCGATGTAAAATCGGGCGAAGAACATATTCCGTTTGCAACAATAACCATTAAAGGAACAACCATTGGTACAGCTGCCGATGCCACCGGACATTTTAAAATGGCAAATTTGCCGCTTGGAGAACAAGTGGTTGTTATTTCGGCAATTGGTTACCAAACGCTGGAAAAAGAAGTGAAAATGGAAGCCAAAAAAAGTGTTACCATTCTGGCGGAACTCAAGCCGGATAATATCGGTATTGAGCAGGTGGTGGTTTCGGCCGACAGAAATGCAAAAAGCCGGAAAGAAACGCCAACTATTGTAAACAGTATCAACCCAAAATTATTCGACCGTGTGCAAAGTGTCACACTAAGCGAAGGGCTGAATTTCTCACCCGGATTACGGATGGAGAATAACTGCCAAAACTGTGGTTTTTCGCAGGTTCGTATGAACGGGCTTGAAGGACCGTATTCGCAGATTCTGATTAACTCGCGCCCGGTTTTTAGCGGGCTGGCCGGTGTTTATGGCCTCGAGTTGATTCCCGCAAATATGATTGAGCGGGTGGAGGTAATTCGTGGCGGCGGATCGTCGATGTACGGAAGTAACGCCATTGCCGGAACCATTAACCTGATTACAAAAGATCCGGTAACGAACAGTTTCGAAACCTCGGTGAACAATAGTTTTGTGGGTGCCGGAAGCGACTACGATGCAGCCAGCGATTATAACATTAACATTAATGGTTCGTTTGTAACCGACGATTATAAAACCGGGATGAGCATTTTTGGATTTCACCGAAAACGCGATCCTTTTGATGCCAATGGCGACGGCTATTCGGAATTGGCGAGTATCAACAATACAACCATAGGAGCCCGTTTTTACCAGCGTGTGGCAAGCCGTGGAAAAATTACCATCGATTATTTTAATATAAACGAAGACCGCCGTGGAGGAAATAAATTCGAGCTTCCGCTGCACGAATCTGATATTTCGGAAAGTGTACAGCACCAGATTAATTCAGGCGCTCTGAATTTCGACCTGCTACTTCGTGATAACGATAAATTCTCAGCATTTGTATCGATGCAAGGGGTTGACCGCGGTTCGTATTACGGTGCCGAGCAAGATCCGTCGGCGTACGGGCATACCGAGGATTTGACTTATGCTGCAGGTTTGCAATACATTCGGAATATTGATTATCTGTTGTTTTCTCCGGCAACAATTACTTCAGGAATAGAAACAAGCGGTAGTTCGTTGGAAGATGAAAAGCTGGGCTACTATGATGCTGCAGAAGATGTGCATTACGGAAATACGCAAATTGCCGATCAGGGGATGACCAATTATGGCGCGTTTGTGCAATCGGAGTGGAAAACCGAAAAGGTGGTTTTTAGTGCCGGTTTGCGCTACGATCGTTACAACATTGAGGAAAAAATAGAAAACAACGACGATGTGAGTGGCAATGTAATCAGTCCGCGGGTAAGTTTGTTGTATAATATCGCTGAGCACCTGCAGTTCAGAAGTAGTTTTGGCCGTGGTTTCCGTGCGCCGCAGATTTTTGATGAAGACCTTCATATTGAAACTTCTGGATCGCGAAAAGTGCTTCACGAGAATGATCCGAATCTGAAACAGGAATCGTCAAACAGTTTTACGGCATCGCTCGATTATTCAAACGAGTTTGGCGATTGGCAATACCAGTTGTTGGTAGAAGGATTTTACACCCAATTGGTTGATCCGTTTGCCAACGAATACGGCACCCCCGATGAAAACGGAACCGTAATTTACACCCGAGTAAATGCCGAAGACGGTGCCCGCGTGCAGGGAATTAACATTGAATTGAATGCGTCGCCATCGCAGAAATTCCAGTTGCAGTCTGGCTTTACCATTCAGAAAAGTGAGTTTGAAGCGCCGCAGGAATTTGGCGAAAAACGCTTTTTCAGAACACCGAATACCTACGGTTATTTGAGTGCGAATATTAGCCCAACGCCTGTTTTCGATATTGCCATTACCGGCAATTATACCGGAAAAATGCTGGTGCCTTATTTTGGACCGGAAATCGCAAATCCTGAAGTTGGCGAGCTTCGCGAAAGCGATTCGTTTTTTGATACCGGGATAAAACTCTGTTACCATTTCCGCTTGTCAGACTACATGAAAGTGGAGCTAAACGGAGGTGTGAAAAACATCTTTAACAGTTACCAGGAAGATTTTGATACAGGCATCGATCGTGATCCGTCGTATGTGTACGGACCATTATCTCCAAGAACTATTTATTTTGGGATAAAGATCGGGAGCTTGTATTAA